From the Lathyrus oleraceus cultivar Zhongwan6 chromosome 4, CAAS_Psat_ZW6_1.0, whole genome shotgun sequence genome, one window contains:
- the LOC127074068 gene encoding subtilisin-like protease SBT5.3, with the protein MRETMSSSICHMLISLLLFVSLQHTLAIKQSYIVYLGSHSFGSNPSSFDLESVTNSHYNLLGSYVGSTEKAKEAIFYSYNRYINGFAAILDEDEAANVAKHPNVVSIFLNKRNELHTTQSWEFLGLERGGEYPTDSLWKKTLGEDIIIGNLDSGVWPESKSFSDEGYGPIPKKWKGICQVTNGNSEKFYCNRKLIGARYFKKGFLAETNGAPNATVDSARDTQGHGTHTLSTAGGNFVAGVNVLGYGNGTASGGSPKARVAAYKVCWEGCYDADILAGFEAAISDGVDVLSVSLGGHLPPEFSTNVISIGSFHAIANNIIVVASGGNSGPEPFSVVNVEPWILTVAASTIDRDFASYVILGNKKIYKGASLSELNLPPNKLYPLISGVDAKFDKVHPYDGSICIEDALDPKKVKGKILVCLRGETARIDKGVQASRVGAVGMILVNDEDSANGVIADLHVLPATNVGFADGSAIYNYINHTKSPVAYITKVKTELGIKSSPTMASFSSRGPNELDYSILKPDITAPGVNIIAAYTLANSPTDEPSDKRRIPFVAMSGTSMSCPHVAGLVALLKSIHPDWSPAAIKSAIMTTATTKANDRGEISDSSLPKPTDPFASSAFTYGAGHVRPNLAVDPGLIYDLNVTDYMNYLCSRGYNSSQLKVFYAKPYTCPKSFSLVDLNYPTMTVAKFKSRQPLNVTRTVTNVGSPSEYRVKIEEPPQFHVRVEPEILRFEHKGEKKEFKVTFTMKPGSEYPPYYYTFGELIWTDGKHRVRTLISIRYPDE; encoded by the exons ATGAGAGAAACAATGTCATCATCCATTTGTCACATGTTAAtatctcttcttctttttgtttctcTGCAACATACCCTTGCAATTAAACAG TCTTATATTGTATACTTAGGATCACATTCATTCGGTTCAAATCCTTCTTCATTTGATCTTGAATCTGTCACAAACTCTCACTATAATTTACTTGGATCTTACGTTGGAAG TACTGAGAAGGCTAAGGAAGCAATATTTTATTCTTACAATAGATATATTAACGGCTTTGCTGCAATACTTGATGAAGATGAAGCAGCCAATGTTGCAA AACATCCAAATGTTGTATCAATCTTTTTGAATAAAAGAAATGAACTACACACAACCCAGTCATGGGAATTTCTTGGATTAGAGAGGGGAGGTGAATATCCTACAGATTCACTTTGGAAAAAAACATTGGGTGAAGATATTATTATTGGAAATTTGGACTCAG GTGTTTGGCCCGAATCCAAGAGTTTTAGTGATGAAGGTTACggaccaattccaaaaaaatgGAAAGGAATTTGTCAAGTTACCAATGGAAATTCAGAGAAATTTTATTGCAACAG GAAGCTTATTGGAGCAAGATATTTTAAAAAAGGCTTTCTTGCAGAAACCAATGGAGCACCAAATGCAACAGTTGACAGTGCGCGCGACACTCAAGGCCATGGCACACACACTTTATCAACTGCTGGAGGTAACTTTGTTGCCGGAGTTAATGTATTAGGGTATGGAAATGGAACAGCAAGTGGTGGATCACCAAAAGCAAGAGTTGCAGCCTATAAGGTCTGCTGGGAGGGATGTTATGACGCTGATATTTTGGCTGGTTTTGAAGCTGCCATAAGTGACGGTGTTGATGTACTTTCTGTGTCCTTGGGTGGACATTTACCACCTGAGTTTTCTACAAACGTTATTTCCATAGGTTCCTTCCATGCAATTGCTAACAACATCATTGTTGTGGCTTCTGGAGGAAATTCAGGACCTGAACCTTTTTCTGTAGTCAATGTTGAACCATGGATTCTCACAGTTGCTGCTAGCACAATCGACAGAGACTTCGCAAGTTATGTTATTCTTGGTAACAAAAAAATATACAAGGGAGCTAGCCTTTCAGAGTTGAACTTACCACCTAACAAATTATATCCATTGATAAGTGGTGTAGATGCCAAATTTGATAAAGTGCATCCCTACGATGG CTCTATTTGCATTGAAGATGCTCTTGATCCAAAAAAGGTTAAAGGAAAAATATTGGTATGTCTTCGAGGTGAGACCGCTAGAATTGACAAGGGCGTGCAAGCTTCTCGTGTAGGTGCTGTTGGAATGATATTGGTTAACGATGAGGATTCCGCGAATGGAGTTATAGCAGATCTTCACGTGCTTCCCGCTACAAATGTTGGCTTTGCAGATGGCAGTGCCATTTATAATTACATCAATCACACAAA GTCTCCCGTGGCTTATATTACCAAAGTTAAAACAGAATTGGGTATAAAGTCATCTCCAACCATGGCTTCATTTTCATCAAGAGGCCCAAATGAACTCGACTATTCAATCCTTAAG CCAGACATCACTGCACCAGGCGTCAACATAATTGCAGCGTATACTCTAGCTAACTCTCCAACGGATGAACCGTCTGATAAGCGTAGAATTCCTTTTGTTGCAATGTCAGGCACTTCAATGTCATGTCCTCATGTTGCCGGACTTGTTGCACTACTTAAATCTATTCATCCTGATTGGAGTCCAGCTGCTATCAAGTCCGCAATCATGACCACAG CAACAACGAAAGCCAATGACAGAGGAGAAATATCGGATTCATCGCTACCCAAGCCAACTGATCCTTTTGCGTCTAGTGCATTTACATATGGTGCAGGGCATGTTCGACCTAATCTTGCAGTGGATCCTGGGCTTATATATGACCTAAATGTTACTGATTATATGAACTACTTGTGTAGTCGCGGATACAATAGTTCTCAACTTAAAGTGTTCTACGCAAAGCCTTACACTTGTCCAAAATCTTTCAGTTTAGTAGATCTCAATTATCCAACCATGACAGTTGCTAAATTTAAAAGTCGGCAGCCTTTGAACGTTACTCGTACGGTTACCAATGTCGGGTCCCCAAGTGAGTACAGAGTGAAGATCGAGGAACCTCCACAATTTCATGTCAGAGTTGAGCCTGAGATATTGAGATTTGAACATAAGGGTGAGAAAAAAGAGTTCAAGGTTACATTCACTATGAAACCCGGGAGTGAATATCCTCCCTATTATTATACCTTTGGGGAGTTGATTTGGACCGATGGAAAACATCGTGTTAGGACTCTTATTTCGATCAGGTATCCAGATGAGTGA